From the Amycolatopsis thermoflava N1165 genome, one window contains:
- a CDS encoding RNaseH domain-containing protein, translated as MTTGDDKLHLLAYPLTKELHGVVHVHRFPERARDVWGDLLDRYRDITGSRGNLPYAGLATALRAIGRTSVNLFPTSRNDPPRQMISRHSLDSRDIHDAVVLWEQALLRVPEDEIGFSYPSELAELLAGITPDEIVLANEVKRVGDQPDAAHWVYDAATWEVAQKLTSSVWKVDGREVALRADTEGNLLVWDTDLLWTGHWNNDEDNPSYAALRVQLMMKTLPWMRDPVVVVDPSVSRLSRWLNSSRTAWLAQRSTQDPLLALTVEGRGRLTRIERTSDIALTVWARLGGETLIRPEDRDLTGEPGRLRALVPKSVRFPIGRGVGMYTIRELSGHLSTVLGPPNIIARNVAGHQFPKGARRQVTAGRDTDLLDEAALPTIIEASGCRRLRILVLYRHQHTRARLQRLLAYHFNRPDLADTGMPEDEPAPIGDHVEIIFHHAAALLAHGDHSGRAALLAAVPHLDVPHDTRIVALCETEYDARAWAAQRKQSRRPDSTVDDPDLTDAKHPLNRLLAQHHVLAQFVTTKPAPQPDAGPATKPTNDTTNGTDTAETAPTEEDAEETDPLTKLGLSLKKDHPGHNAVADMLRVAGLIHPRLSRALAYGRYGLKEPVAFVGLHIREQRGARWTSAGPRLSWSLVALIPDGNHWHTKAYQPKRHPRGGTTGWQDYFTANTAFRSHPLPEGKRQDLSLVDSIDTALGQLQDHLDTANGYVLLVSGDSSRALWPLLANKNLDLRPDSAGRINDRPALPGCSPSSGHRPRAIVRVTSGSRDLPRPVELHVLKNEKQVDGTVEKKPHVKKTTEGLYQLDGARNTWILSNVPRQFTGGRKYSRAGEASTRWTADNEAGHHTWYAHTNTEIVVVGADSDPIRYAIAAARLCDHAVSWDGRTSYPAPIHLAAKMDKDHPDYRRTVDPDEEVELDELKDDDATAALEGE; from the coding sequence ATGACCACGGGCGACGACAAGCTGCACCTGCTGGCCTACCCGCTGACCAAGGAACTGCACGGCGTGGTGCACGTCCACCGCTTCCCCGAACGTGCCCGTGACGTGTGGGGGGACCTGCTCGACCGCTACCGCGACATCACCGGCTCCCGCGGCAACCTGCCCTACGCCGGTCTCGCCACCGCCCTGCGCGCCATCGGCCGCACCAGCGTCAACCTGTTCCCAACCAGCCGCAACGACCCACCCCGGCAGATGATCAGCCGCCACAGCCTGGACAGCCGCGACATCCACGACGCCGTGGTCCTGTGGGAACAGGCCCTGCTCAGGGTGCCCGAGGATGAGATCGGCTTCTCCTACCCCAGTGAACTGGCCGAACTCCTCGCGGGCATCACCCCGGACGAGATCGTGCTGGCCAACGAGGTCAAGCGCGTGGGCGACCAGCCCGACGCGGCCCACTGGGTGTACGACGCGGCCACCTGGGAAGTGGCCCAAAAACTGACCTCCAGCGTCTGGAAGGTCGACGGCCGCGAAGTCGCCCTCCGGGCCGACACCGAGGGAAACCTGCTGGTCTGGGACACCGACCTACTGTGGACAGGCCACTGGAACAACGACGAGGACAACCCGTCCTACGCCGCGCTGCGCGTACAACTGATGATGAAAACGCTGCCCTGGATGCGCGACCCGGTCGTGGTGGTCGACCCCTCGGTGTCCAGGCTGAGCCGCTGGCTCAACTCCTCACGCACCGCGTGGCTGGCCCAACGCTCGACACAGGATCCGCTGCTCGCGCTGACCGTCGAAGGCCGCGGCCGACTGACGCGGATCGAGCGCACCAGCGACATCGCCCTCACCGTGTGGGCCCGACTCGGCGGCGAGACCCTGATCCGACCGGAAGATCGCGACCTGACCGGCGAACCCGGCAGGCTGCGTGCACTGGTCCCGAAGTCCGTGCGCTTCCCGATCGGCCGCGGCGTCGGCATGTACACCATCCGTGAGCTCAGCGGCCACCTGTCCACGGTCCTGGGCCCCCCCAACATCATCGCCCGCAACGTCGCCGGTCACCAGTTCCCCAAGGGCGCGCGTCGGCAGGTGACGGCGGGCCGGGACACCGACCTGCTCGACGAAGCCGCCCTGCCCACCATCATCGAGGCATCGGGCTGTCGACGCCTGCGGATCCTCGTCCTCTACCGCCACCAGCACACCCGTGCCCGGCTACAGCGCCTGCTGGCCTACCACTTCAACCGTCCCGACCTCGCCGACACCGGCATGCCGGAGGACGAACCGGCGCCGATCGGCGACCACGTCGAGATCATCTTCCACCACGCCGCCGCGCTACTGGCCCACGGCGACCACTCCGGCCGAGCCGCGCTCCTGGCCGCGGTTCCCCACCTCGACGTGCCCCACGACACCAGAATCGTGGCGCTGTGCGAGACCGAGTACGACGCGCGCGCGTGGGCCGCGCAACGCAAGCAGTCCCGCCGACCCGACAGCACGGTGGACGACCCCGATCTGACCGACGCCAAGCACCCTCTCAACCGCCTGCTTGCCCAGCACCACGTGCTCGCACAGTTCGTCACCACCAAGCCCGCGCCCCAACCGGACGCCGGACCCGCGACGAAGCCGACCAACGACACGACGAACGGCACCGACACCGCCGAGACCGCTCCCACCGAGGAGGACGCCGAGGAGACCGACCCGCTGACCAAGCTGGGGCTCAGTCTGAAGAAGGACCATCCAGGCCACAACGCAGTCGCCGACATGCTGCGAGTCGCCGGTCTGATCCACCCACGGCTCAGCCGAGCGCTCGCCTACGGCCGCTACGGTCTGAAGGAACCCGTCGCGTTCGTCGGCCTGCACATCCGCGAACAGCGCGGCGCGCGGTGGACCTCAGCGGGACCGCGCCTGAGCTGGTCGCTGGTGGCGCTCATCCCGGACGGAAACCACTGGCACACCAAGGCATACCAGCCCAAACGACACCCGCGCGGCGGAACGACCGGCTGGCAGGACTACTTCACCGCCAACACCGCCTTCCGCTCGCACCCACTGCCCGAAGGCAAACGCCAGGACCTCTCGCTGGTTGACAGCATCGACACCGCGCTCGGACAACTCCAAGACCACCTCGACACGGCCAACGGCTACGTCCTGCTGGTCTCCGGCGACAGCTCCCGCGCCCTGTGGCCGCTGCTCGCCAACAAGAACCTCGACCTACGTCCGGACTCGGCAGGACGGATCAACGACCGGCCCGCCCTACCAGGCTGTAGCCCCTCCAGCGGCCACCGACCGCGCGCCATCGTTCGCGTGACCTCCGGCTCCCGTGACCTGCCTCGACCGGTCGAGTTGCACGTTCTCAAGAACGAAAAGCAGGTGGACGGGACCGTCGAGAAGAAACCTCACGTCAAGAAAACCACCGAGGGTCTCTACCAGCTCGACGGAGCCCGGAACACGTGGATCCTGTCCAACGTCCCACGCCAGTTCACCGGCGGACGAAAGTACAGCCGCGCGGGAGAGGCCAGCACCCGCTGGACCGCCGACAACGAAGCCGGCCACCACACCTGGTATGCCCATACGAACACGGAGATCGTCGTCGTCGGCGCAGACAGCGACCCGATCCGCTACGCCATCGCCGCCGCACGGCTTTGTGACCACGCCGTCTCCTGGGACGGCCGCACCAGCTACCCGGCGCCCATCCATCTCGCTGCCAAGATGGACAAGGACCACCCCGACTATCGCCGCACCGTCGACCCCGACGAAGAAGTCGAACTCGACGAACTCAAAGACGACGACGCAACCGCGGCCCTGGAGGGCGAATAA
- a CDS encoding M48 family metallopeptidase, translated as MSTASAYLTIRGIDIDVIYKDIKNLHIGVYPPAGRVRVAAPHRLDDEQVRLAVIQRLPWIKQRREQLRSAARQSEREMITGESHYVWGVRRRMKVIERPGRPHFEVDGERLLLYVPAGTTTERRRELLDRWYREQLRQAIPGLIARWEPKLEVSVPRWTIRRMKTKWGSCNRETGHIWFNVELAKKHPDCLEYIVVHEMTHHLERNHGPRFTKLMDKFLPNWRSLRDQLNDAPLSHEEWPDRG; from the coding sequence ATGAGTACCGCTAGTGCCTACCTGACCATCCGCGGCATCGACATTGATGTCATCTACAAGGACATCAAGAACCTGCACATCGGCGTCTACCCACCCGCGGGCCGTGTCCGTGTGGCTGCTCCGCACCGGCTGGACGATGAGCAAGTCCGGTTGGCTGTGATCCAGCGGCTGCCCTGGATCAAGCAACGGCGCGAGCAACTGCGCTCGGCTGCCCGCCAGTCCGAGCGCGAGATGATCACCGGCGAGTCCCACTACGTGTGGGGCGTCCGCCGGCGCATGAAGGTTATTGAACGGCCAGGACGGCCTCACTTCGAGGTAGACGGCGAGCGGCTGCTTCTGTACGTGCCGGCCGGTACCACAACCGAACGGCGACGCGAGCTGCTCGATCGATGGTATCGAGAGCAGTTGCGACAAGCGATCCCTGGCCTTATTGCTAGGTGGGAGCCGAAACTGGAAGTGTCGGTGCCGCGATGGACAATCAGGCGGATGAAGACCAAGTGGGGATCATGCAACCGCGAGACCGGGCACATCTGGTTCAACGTCGAACTAGCCAAAAAACACCCGGACTGCCTGGAGTACATCGTCGTCCACGAGATGACGCACCACCTCGAACGTAACCATGGCCCGCGCTTCACCAAGCTCATGGATAAGTTCCTGCCGAACTGGCGGAGTCTCCGTGACCAGCTGAATGACGCACCACTTAGTCACGAGGAGTGGCCGGATCGGGGCTGA
- a CDS encoding type I restriction endonuclease subunit R has product MSNVGQPERKAQDRVVALFRESLGYDYLGNWEHREGNSNVEVELLTQNLRARGYSDNLINKAVDKLKSDASLGGGRDLHEANRDVYGLLRYGVKVRPGVGEQTETVWLIDWAHPEANHFALAEEVTVLGQHTKRPDIVLYVNGIALGTIELKRSKVAVSEGIRQSYGNQRPEFIRSFFTTVQLVMAGNDVEGLRYSVIDTQEKYWLAWREPSDIADPLDRSLTQLCSKERLLEIVHDFMVFDAGQKKTCRHNQYFGVKAAQERIAKREGGIIWHTQGSGKSLTMVWLAKWIREHQPDGRVLLITDRTELDDQIEKVFLGVNESIYRTKSGADMLTTLNTSEEWLICSLVHKFRGSEDATAQDRAESDFVSELNATVPKDFRAKGNLFVFVDEAHRTQSGKMHEAMKALMPGAMFIGFTGTPLLKADKATTIEKFGSFIHTYKFDEGVADGVVLDLRYEARNIDQELTSPEKVDKWFEAKTRGMTDLSRAELKKRWGTMQKVVSSEPRARQIVNDILLDMETKPRLSDGRGNAILVSSSIYQACKFYELFTQAGFKGKCAIVTSYAPQAGDIAKEDSGHGATERLRQYEIYRQMLADHFNEPADKAMAKVEQFEKDVKKRFVNDPGQMRLLIVVDKLLTGFDAPSATYLYIDKKMQDHGLFQAICRVNRLDGDDKDYGYIVDYRDLFNSLESAITDYTGGALEGYEKKDIEGLLSDRIEKAREDLDEALEKIRALCEPVEPPKNTLQYQQYFCAREQGNAEQIKANEPKRVALYKAVAAVTRAYANLANEMNDAGYSDAEAAAIKDEIAHYANVREEVKLGAGENVDFKQYEAGMRHLLDTYISAKPSEVVSDFEEAGLIQLIVEMGAVALDKLPAGIKKDPEAVAETITNNMRKVIIDERAMNPKYYDKMSQLLDAILEERRQGALEYQQYLAKLLEHATKLGKGESDTAYPEWANNGARRALIDFFDQSPELAAVVDTTILHTKPDSWVGNPIKEKKVRRALARALPDNFDRLDELFELVKARHEYR; this is encoded by the coding sequence GTGAGCAACGTCGGCCAACCCGAGCGCAAGGCGCAGGATCGTGTGGTTGCTCTATTCCGAGAGTCGCTGGGCTACGACTACCTCGGTAATTGGGAGCATCGCGAGGGGAACTCCAACGTCGAGGTCGAGCTGCTCACGCAGAACCTCCGTGCCCGCGGCTACAGCGACAACCTCATCAACAAGGCGGTCGACAAGCTGAAGAGCGACGCTTCGCTCGGCGGTGGTCGTGACCTGCACGAGGCGAACCGCGACGTCTACGGCCTGCTGCGGTATGGGGTGAAGGTCCGGCCCGGTGTAGGTGAGCAGACGGAGACGGTGTGGCTCATCGACTGGGCACACCCAGAAGCCAACCACTTCGCCCTGGCCGAGGAAGTGACGGTACTCGGCCAGCACACCAAGCGCCCGGACATCGTCCTGTATGTCAACGGAATCGCCCTCGGAACGATCGAGCTCAAGCGCTCGAAGGTCGCCGTCTCGGAAGGCATCCGACAAAGCTACGGGAACCAGCGGCCGGAGTTCATTCGGTCGTTCTTCACAACGGTGCAACTCGTGATGGCGGGCAACGACGTAGAAGGACTGCGCTACAGCGTTATCGACACGCAGGAGAAGTACTGGCTGGCGTGGCGCGAGCCGTCTGATATCGCCGATCCGCTCGATCGATCCTTGACCCAGCTCTGCTCGAAGGAGCGGCTGCTGGAGATTGTCCATGACTTCATGGTCTTCGACGCCGGCCAGAAGAAGACGTGTCGTCACAACCAGTACTTTGGGGTGAAGGCTGCTCAAGAACGGATCGCCAAGCGCGAGGGTGGCATCATCTGGCACACCCAGGGTTCCGGCAAGTCGCTCACCATGGTCTGGCTGGCCAAGTGGATCCGCGAGCACCAGCCGGATGGCCGTGTACTGCTCATCACCGACCGCACCGAGCTGGACGACCAGATCGAGAAGGTCTTCCTCGGCGTCAACGAGTCGATCTATCGCACCAAGAGCGGCGCCGACATGCTGACCACCCTCAACACGAGCGAGGAGTGGCTGATCTGCTCGCTCGTCCACAAGTTCCGGGGTTCGGAGGACGCGACTGCGCAGGATCGGGCCGAGAGCGACTTCGTTTCTGAGCTGAACGCCACTGTGCCCAAGGACTTCCGCGCCAAGGGCAACCTCTTCGTTTTCGTCGATGAGGCTCACCGCACCCAGTCAGGCAAGATGCACGAGGCCATGAAGGCGCTCATGCCAGGCGCGATGTTCATCGGCTTCACCGGTACGCCACTCCTCAAGGCGGACAAGGCCACCACGATCGAGAAGTTCGGCAGCTTCATCCACACCTACAAGTTCGACGAGGGCGTGGCCGACGGCGTCGTCCTGGACCTGCGCTACGAGGCGCGCAATATCGACCAGGAGCTGACCTCGCCGGAGAAGGTCGACAAGTGGTTCGAAGCCAAGACCCGTGGCATGACAGACCTGTCCCGCGCCGAGCTCAAGAAGCGCTGGGGCACCATGCAGAAGGTCGTCAGCTCGGAGCCGCGCGCCCGGCAGATCGTCAACGACATCCTGCTCGACATGGAAACCAAGCCGCGCCTCTCAGATGGCCGCGGCAACGCGATCCTCGTCAGTTCGAGCATCTACCAGGCGTGCAAGTTCTACGAGCTGTTCACCCAGGCCGGGTTCAAGGGCAAATGCGCCATCGTCACGTCATACGCACCGCAGGCGGGCGACATCGCCAAGGAGGACTCCGGCCACGGCGCCACCGAGCGGCTGCGCCAGTACGAGATCTACCGGCAGATGCTGGCTGATCATTTCAACGAGCCTGCCGACAAGGCGATGGCCAAGGTCGAGCAGTTCGAGAAGGACGTCAAGAAGCGTTTCGTCAACGATCCGGGCCAGATGCGGCTGCTCATCGTGGTCGACAAGCTCCTGACCGGCTTCGACGCGCCGAGTGCGACGTACCTGTACATCGACAAGAAGATGCAGGACCACGGCCTCTTTCAGGCGATCTGCCGAGTCAACCGGCTCGACGGTGACGACAAGGACTACGGCTACATCGTCGATTACCGGGACTTGTTCAACTCCCTTGAATCCGCGATCACCGACTACACCGGCGGCGCACTGGAGGGCTACGAGAAGAAGGACATTGAGGGGCTGCTGTCCGACCGGATCGAGAAGGCTCGCGAAGACCTCGACGAGGCGCTGGAGAAGATTCGGGCGCTGTGTGAGCCGGTTGAGCCGCCGAAGAACACCTTGCAGTACCAGCAGTACTTCTGTGCCCGCGAGCAGGGCAACGCCGAGCAGATCAAGGCCAATGAGCCTAAGCGGGTGGCGCTGTACAAGGCTGTGGCGGCCGTGACCCGCGCGTACGCCAACCTTGCCAACGAGATGAACGACGCTGGCTACAGCGACGCGGAAGCCGCAGCCATCAAGGACGAGATCGCCCACTATGCCAACGTGCGCGAAGAGGTCAAGCTCGGCGCGGGCGAAAACGTCGACTTCAAGCAGTACGAGGCCGGCATGCGCCACCTGCTCGACACGTACATCAGCGCCAAGCCGTCCGAGGTCGTGTCCGACTTCGAGGAGGCCGGACTGATCCAGCTGATCGTCGAGATGGGAGCCGTTGCGCTCGACAAGCTTCCAGCGGGTATCAAGAAGGACCCGGAAGCGGTGGCGGAGACGATCACCAACAACATGCGCAAGGTGATCATCGACGAGCGGGCGATGAACCCGAAGTACTACGACAAGATGTCCCAGCTGCTCGACGCCATCCTTGAAGAGCGCCGCCAGGGGGCTCTGGAGTACCAGCAGTACCTTGCAAAGCTGTTGGAGCACGCGACCAAGCTCGGCAAGGGTGAGTCCGATACGGCGTACCCAGAGTGGGCCAACAACGGTGCCCGCCGTGCCCTGATCGACTTCTTCGATCAGTCTCCAGAGCTGGCCGCCGTGGTAGACACCACCATCCTTCACACCAAGCCCGACTCCTGGGTGGGCAATCCCATCAAGGAGAAGAAGGTCAGGCGCGCTCTTGCGCGGGCGCTGCCTGACAACTTCGACCGGCTCGATGAACTGTTTGAACTCGTAAAGGCACGCCATGAGTACCGCTAG
- a CDS encoding TIGR02391 family protein, translated as MNTEWALKELDKFIDQTALRYPDPVPGVVDMTARKITSAPDEDITKQAHVVEQILDHVLSGWRDLEADVRVNRWMRHRTAALRAKEALIREAEVKANLGENAPQLSAAELHPWVWSGAKSLWQSGHFREAVGGAIKKLNAETQNNVGRRDVSETDLFKQAFSLDDPKAGKARLRRMEDDGSDTYRSVQRGAMNFAEGVFAGIRNPLSHEADQELSEQEALEYLAALSVLARWVDAATVERVEGAS; from the coding sequence ATGAATACCGAGTGGGCGCTGAAAGAGCTGGACAAGTTCATTGACCAGACCGCTTTGCGCTACCCCGACCCGGTTCCTGGTGTTGTCGACATGACTGCCCGCAAGATCACATCAGCCCCGGACGAAGACATCACCAAGCAGGCGCATGTGGTCGAACAGATTCTTGACCATGTTCTTTCGGGCTGGCGTGATCTCGAGGCCGATGTCAGGGTCAATAGGTGGATGCGACATCGCACCGCAGCGCTGCGGGCCAAGGAGGCGTTGATTCGGGAGGCGGAAGTTAAGGCGAATCTCGGTGAAAACGCACCCCAGCTGTCGGCCGCCGAGCTGCATCCATGGGTCTGGAGCGGGGCGAAATCGCTCTGGCAGTCCGGGCACTTTCGAGAAGCTGTCGGAGGTGCTATTAAGAAACTAAACGCCGAGACCCAAAACAATGTCGGCCGTCGTGATGTGAGCGAGACGGACCTGTTCAAGCAGGCGTTCTCGCTCGATGACCCGAAGGCTGGAAAGGCGCGCCTGCGCCGCATGGAGGACGACGGCAGCGACACTTACAGGTCGGTGCAGCGTGGTGCGATGAACTTTGCCGAGGGTGTGTTCGCTGGTATCCGGAACCCGCTCAGCCACGAAGCCGATCAAGAGCTCAGCGAGCAAGAGGCTCTTGAATACCTCGCCGCGTTGAGCGTCCTTGCTCGTTGGGTTGATGCTGCGACCGTAGAGCGTGTGGAGGGTGCTTCGTGA
- a CDS encoding restriction endonuclease subunit S, translating into MTLISGQHVMARYVNTCGTGTPYLTGPADFPDGEILQTKFTTRPGSLCRAGDILVTVKGSGSGSLVRADATYCISRQLMAIRPANWSGQFLYYSLQQNAARIREASTGLIPGLSRADILDQRLPVPTARAEQEHIAATLCGVDDLIAMLERLIVKKQAIKQGMLQQLVTGKTRLPGFDEPWSDVRLGDIGQSLIGLTYSPSSVKRSGTLVLRSSNIQDGRLTFDDNVYVDCPIPDKIRVRENDILICVRNGSRRLIGKSVRLDSRVVGQTFGAFMSVYRSDSNQFLQYFFQSDDFKRQVDEHLGATINQITNGSLNSFVVSLPCPREQHEVASRLTDVDNEIDALERRLAKAKSVKQGMMQQLLTGRTRLPVKESAG; encoded by the coding sequence GTGACACTCATTTCCGGTCAGCACGTGATGGCGCGGTACGTCAACACCTGTGGGACCGGCACGCCGTATCTCACGGGCCCGGCCGATTTCCCAGATGGCGAGATCCTACAGACCAAGTTCACCACCCGTCCTGGCTCATTGTGCAGGGCTGGCGACATTCTCGTGACGGTCAAGGGATCAGGGTCCGGGTCGTTGGTCCGTGCAGACGCAACGTATTGCATTAGCAGACAGCTAATGGCAATACGGCCTGCCAATTGGTCCGGTCAATTCCTCTACTATTCCCTACAGCAGAATGCAGCGCGAATCAGGGAGGCGTCTACCGGACTCATTCCCGGGCTTTCCCGCGCCGACATCCTTGATCAGCGCCTCCCGGTGCCCACTGCTCGTGCCGAGCAAGAGCATATCGCCGCCACGCTCTGCGGCGTCGACGATCTCATAGCCATGCTGGAGCGGTTGATCGTCAAGAAGCAGGCGATCAAGCAGGGCATGCTACAGCAGCTCGTCACCGGCAAGACCCGCCTCCCCGGCTTTGACGAGCCGTGGTCCGACGTACGGCTTGGTGACATCGGGCAGAGCTTGATCGGGCTCACGTACAGCCCGAGCTCTGTGAAGCGATCGGGCACCCTCGTACTGCGCTCATCGAACATCCAGGACGGTCGCCTGACCTTCGATGACAACGTGTACGTCGACTGCCCCATACCCGACAAGATCCGGGTCCGCGAGAACGACATCCTAATTTGCGTTCGAAACGGCAGCCGGCGGCTGATTGGCAAGAGTGTCCGGCTTGATAGCCGCGTTGTCGGCCAAACGTTCGGCGCGTTCATGTCTGTCTACCGATCCGACTCGAACCAGTTCCTCCAGTACTTCTTTCAATCTGACGACTTCAAGCGTCAGGTTGATGAACACCTCGGAGCGACGATCAACCAGATCACCAACGGGAGCCTCAACAGCTTCGTCGTTTCACTGCCATGCCCTAGGGAACAGCACGAGGTCGCCTCTCGGTTGACTGACGTCGATAACGAGATCGACGCACTTGAACGTCGCCTCGCCAAAGCAAAGTCTGTCAAGCAGGGCATGATGCAGCAGCTCCTGACCGGCCGTACTCGCCTACCTGTCAAGGAGAGCGCGGGATGA
- a CDS encoding type I restriction-modification system subunit M, with protein MALKKSDLYSSLWRSCDELRGGMDASQYKDYILTLLFVKYVTDKAKADRTSLIDVPAGGSFDDMVALKGDKEIGDKINKIIAKLAAANGLEKVIDLADFNDEEKLGKGKEMQDRLSKLVTIFADLDFRGSRAEGDDLLGDAYEYLMRHFATESGKSKGQFYTPAEVSRVLAKVVGIGPDTRQDHTVYDPTCGSGSLLLKVADEAPRGLTIYGQEKDNATWALAQMNMILHGYEDRDIRKGDTITSPQLITGSQLRTFDFAVANPPFSVKSWSNGLENEYGRFEFGRPPAKNGDYAFLLHILKSLKSNGKAAVILPHGVLFRGNAEANIRRELLRRGYIKGIIGLPDNLFYGTGIPACIVVLDKENAQARTGVFMIDASKGFIKDGAKNRLRARDIHKIVDVFNKQTEIERYSRMVPLHEIADPKNDYNLNIPRYIDSSEPEDIQDLHAHLHGGIPERDLDALSQYWEAFPSLRAVLFKPNRPGYSDLAIGVTEVQQTILDSDEFQKFAIDVRGQVDDWFSAHRPILQAIDANTVPKDLIARISDDLLARFKDTPLLDEYDVYQQLMTYWHDVMHDDVFLIMNEGWLDAAKPRKTIEDKERKLSEAPDLVIGSGRSATKYKMDLIPPALVVACYFAEEQAEVDTLNAAAEEASRAVEEYIEEHAVEDGLLAEVMDDGKITKALASTRLKVAQHEGTDPEEIEALKHLIKLYNDEAIAKKAAKEAQAKLDLATLKKYGDLTLPEIKQLVLDDKWAATIGNRVTSEVHALTLALVARTKLLGERYAETVGDLRSRLGKLEVTVENYLAEMGVR; from the coding sequence GTGGCCCTCAAGAAGTCGGACCTCTACAGCTCGCTCTGGCGGAGCTGTGACGAGCTGCGCGGCGGCATGGACGCCAGCCAGTACAAGGACTACATCCTGACCCTGCTGTTCGTGAAGTACGTGACGGACAAGGCCAAGGCCGACCGGACCTCCCTGATCGACGTGCCTGCCGGTGGCTCCTTCGACGACATGGTTGCCCTCAAGGGTGACAAGGAGATCGGCGACAAGATCAACAAGATCATCGCCAAGCTCGCCGCGGCCAACGGGCTGGAGAAGGTCATCGACCTGGCCGACTTCAACGACGAGGAGAAGCTCGGCAAGGGCAAGGAGATGCAAGATCGCCTCTCCAAGCTCGTGACGATCTTCGCTGACCTGGACTTTCGCGGCAGCCGGGCCGAGGGCGACGACCTGCTCGGCGACGCCTACGAGTACCTGATGCGGCACTTCGCCACGGAGTCGGGCAAGTCGAAAGGCCAGTTCTACACTCCCGCCGAGGTCTCGCGGGTGCTCGCCAAGGTCGTCGGCATCGGACCGGACACCCGGCAAGACCATACCGTCTACGACCCCACCTGCGGATCCGGCTCCTTGCTGCTCAAGGTGGCCGACGAGGCCCCACGCGGCCTCACCATCTACGGCCAGGAGAAAGACAACGCTACCTGGGCGCTGGCCCAGATGAACATGATCCTGCACGGCTACGAGGACCGCGACATCCGCAAGGGCGACACGATCACCAGCCCGCAGCTGATCACGGGTAGCCAGCTACGGACCTTTGACTTCGCGGTCGCCAATCCACCGTTCTCGGTCAAATCGTGGAGCAACGGCCTGGAGAACGAATACGGCCGATTCGAATTCGGCCGGCCGCCAGCGAAAAACGGCGACTACGCCTTCCTGCTGCACATCCTCAAGTCCCTCAAGAGCAACGGCAAGGCCGCAGTCATTCTGCCGCACGGCGTCCTCTTCCGCGGCAACGCCGAGGCCAACATCCGTCGGGAGCTGCTGCGCCGTGGCTACATCAAGGGCATCATCGGCCTGCCCGACAACCTCTTCTACGGCACCGGCATCCCGGCTTGCATCGTCGTCCTCGACAAAGAGAACGCCCAGGCCCGCACCGGCGTATTCATGATCGACGCCTCCAAGGGCTTCATCAAGGACGGCGCCAAGAACCGCCTCCGGGCTCGGGACATCCACAAGATTGTCGACGTCTTCAACAAGCAGACCGAGATCGAGCGCTACTCGCGCATGGTCCCCCTCCACGAGATCGCCGATCCGAAGAACGACTACAACCTCAATATCCCCCGCTATATCGATTCTTCCGAGCCGGAGGATATCCAGGACCTGCACGCCCACCTGCACGGCGGGATCCCGGAGCGTGATCTGGACGCACTCAGCCAGTACTGGGAGGCGTTCCCGAGCCTTCGTGCCGTGCTCTTCAAGCCTAATCGCCCCGGCTATAGCGACCTGGCGATTGGCGTGACCGAGGTGCAGCAGACTATCCTGGACTCCGACGAGTTCCAGAAGTTCGCGATCGATGTGCGCGGCCAGGTGGACGACTGGTTCTCTGCACATCGGCCCATCCTGCAGGCGATCGATGCCAACACCGTCCCGAAGGACCTGATCGCCCGCATCAGCGACGATCTATTGGCCCGCTTCAAGGACACACCGCTGCTCGACGAGTACGACGTCTACCAGCAGCTCATGACGTACTGGCACGACGTCATGCATGACGATGTCTTCCTGATCATGAACGAGGGGTGGCTGGATGCGGCGAAGCCGCGCAAGACCATCGAGGACAAGGAGCGCAAGCTCTCCGAGGCCCCGGACCTTGTGATCGGCTCCGGACGCAGCGCCACCAAGTACAAGATGGACCTCATTCCACCGGCGCTCGTCGTCGCCTGCTACTTCGCGGAGGAGCAGGCCGAGGTCGACACGCTCAACGCGGCGGCCGAGGAAGCCAGCCGCGCCGTCGAGGAGTACATCGAAGAGCATGCCGTTGAAGATGGCTTGCTCGCCGAGGTGATGGACGACGGCAAGATCACCAAGGCTCTCGCTTCCACCCGGCTCAAGGTGGCTCAGCACGAGGGAACCGACCCAGAAGAGATCGAGGCGCTGAAGCATCTGATCAAGCTGTACAACGACGAGGCCATCGCCAAGAAGGCCGCCAAGGAAGCGCAAGCCAAACTCGACCTGGCGACCCTGAAGAAGTACGGTGACCTCACCCTGCCCGAGATCAAGCAACTGGTACTCGACGACAAGTGGGCCGCAACCATCGGCAACCGTGTGACCAGCGAGGTCCATGCCCTCACGCTCGCTCTCGTTGCGCGGACCAAACTGCTGGGCGAGCGCTACGCCGAGACGGTCGGCGACCTCCGCTCACGGCTGGGGAAGCTCGAAGTCACGGTGGAGAACTACTTGGCAGAGATGGGGGTGCGGTAA